The Aerosakkonema funiforme FACHB-1375 genome has a segment encoding these proteins:
- the rplD gene encoding 50S ribosomal protein L4 has product MVNCVVRNWEGQEVGQASLELKVAKEENAAHIVHRALVRQMTNARQGTASTKTRSEVRGGGRKPWRQKGTGRARAGSIRSPLWRGGGVIFGPKPRDFEVKMNRKEKRLALRTALMSRAEDLVVVEEFVEKLPRPKTKELLAAMQRWGVPEDAKILLIVSEPAPIVYLSARNIARLKMTPANQLNVYDLLWADKVVTTSSALAKIQEVYDA; this is encoded by the coding sequence ATGGTTAACTGTGTGGTGCGAAACTGGGAAGGACAAGAAGTCGGGCAAGCGTCTTTGGAACTCAAAGTAGCCAAAGAAGAAAACGCAGCTCACATCGTCCACCGGGCGCTAGTACGCCAAATGACCAATGCGCGGCAAGGAACTGCCAGCACCAAAACGAGATCGGAAGTTAGAGGTGGAGGTCGCAAACCCTGGCGGCAAAAAGGAACAGGTCGGGCTCGTGCAGGTTCGATCAGATCTCCCCTGTGGCGCGGTGGTGGTGTCATCTTTGGGCCAAAGCCGAGAGACTTTGAAGTGAAGATGAACCGCAAAGAAAAGCGGTTGGCTTTGAGAACGGCTTTGATGAGCAGAGCGGAAGATTTGGTTGTGGTAGAAGAATTTGTGGAAAAGCTGCCCAGACCAAAAACTAAGGAGTTATTGGCAGCAATGCAGCGCTGGGGCGTGCCAGAAGACGCAAAAATCCTGTTGATCGTGTCAGAACCAGCGCCGATCGTATATTTGTCAGCTCGCAATATTGCCAGACTGAAGATGACGCCGGCCAACCAATTGAATGTATACGATCTGCTCTG
- the rplC gene encoding 50S ribosomal protein L3, giving the protein MAVGILGTKLGMTQIFDETGKAIPVTVVQAGPCPITQIKTQQTDGYSAIQVGFGSTTQKALNKPEMGHLAKSNSPPLRHLNEYRIENTGDYQLGEPINVDIFTPGQIVDVRGTSIGKGFAGYQKRHNFGRGPMSHGSKNHRLPGSVGAGTTPGRVYPGKRMAGRLGGKQVTIRKLTIVRVDAERNLLLIKGAVPGKRGALLSITPTKKVGK; this is encoded by the coding sequence GTGGCTGTCGGTATCCTCGGCACTAAGCTAGGCATGACCCAAATTTTTGACGAAACGGGGAAAGCGATCCCCGTCACGGTCGTGCAAGCGGGGCCATGCCCCATTACTCAGATTAAGACGCAGCAGACAGATGGCTACTCTGCCATCCAAGTCGGTTTTGGCTCAACGACTCAAAAGGCTCTCAACAAGCCAGAAATGGGACACTTGGCCAAATCGAATTCCCCGCCGTTGCGTCATCTGAACGAATATCGCATAGAGAATACGGGTGATTATCAACTGGGTGAGCCGATTAACGTCGATATTTTTACCCCAGGCCAAATAGTGGATGTTAGGGGTACAAGTATCGGTAAAGGCTTTGCCGGTTATCAGAAACGGCATAACTTTGGGCGGGGGCCGATGTCCCACGGTTCCAAAAATCACCGCTTGCCCGGTTCCGTAGGTGCTGGAACAACACCGGGAAGAGTATATCCCGGAAAGCGGATGGCAGGTCGTTTGGGCGGCAAACAAGTGACGATTCGCAAACTCACCATTGTGCGCGTAGATGCGGAGCGGAATTTGTTGCTGATTAAAGGAGCGGTTCCCGGTAAAAGGGGTGCCTTGCTCAGTATCACACCGACGAAAAAAGTAGGTAAATAG
- the ndhN gene encoding NAD(P)H-quinone oxidoreductase subunit N, which translates to MALITTGSKLIRDLEKSGALGIYVPLEGGFEGRYQRRIRAAGYTTLNISARGLGDVAMYLTGVHGVRPPHLGKKSLGTGAAVGYVYYVPPIVNYQLEHLPPKSKGLVLWIVEGHILSSQEVEYLANLPSMEPRVKLIVEMGGDRAFRWMPLKNTLAAA; encoded by the coding sequence ATGGCTTTAATCACAACTGGAAGCAAACTGATTCGAGATCTAGAAAAGTCAGGCGCACTGGGGATTTACGTTCCCCTGGAGGGAGGTTTTGAAGGTCGTTACCAACGACGGATACGAGCAGCTGGCTACACCACTTTAAATATAAGTGCGCGGGGGCTGGGTGATGTGGCTATGTACCTGACTGGAGTTCATGGGGTGCGTCCTCCCCATTTGGGTAAGAAGAGCCTTGGCACAGGCGCGGCAGTCGGTTATGTGTACTATGTGCCGCCGATCGTCAACTATCAGTTGGAACATCTGCCACCCAAGTCAAAGGGACTGGTGTTGTGGATCGTCGAAGGGCATATTCTTTCCAGTCAAGAGGTTGAGTACTTGGCGAATTTGCCGAGTATGGAGCCGCGAGTGAAGCTGATAGTGGAAATGGGTGGCGATCGCGCTTTCCGCTGGATGCCCCTTAAGAATACTTTGGCTGCGGCTTAA
- a CDS encoding vWA domain-containing protein, giving the protein MLENRDYTLIIDKSGSMSLTDQPGGKSRWAVMQESTLALASKCEQLDPDGLTVYLFSGKFKRYENVTTSKVAQLFLENEPAGRTDLAGVLQDALNNYFQRKAARQTKLNGETILVVTDGEPDDRKAVMRVIIEASRLMDRDEELAISFIQVGTDAQATKFLKVLDDELQNAGAKFDIVDTVTIDDMEDMTLTEVLLNAITD; this is encoded by the coding sequence ATGCTGGAAAACCGTGACTACACCTTGATAATTGACAAAAGCGGCAGTATGTCTCTGACAGACCAGCCGGGTGGTAAAAGTCGCTGGGCTGTTATGCAGGAGTCTACCCTCGCTTTAGCCAGCAAATGCGAACAACTTGACCCAGATGGTCTGACAGTTTACTTGTTTTCTGGAAAATTTAAACGCTACGAGAATGTAACCACGAGCAAAGTTGCTCAGTTGTTCCTCGAAAACGAACCGGCTGGACGAACTGATTTAGCTGGTGTCCTCCAAGATGCCCTCAATAATTATTTTCAACGTAAAGCTGCTAGGCAAACCAAGCTCAACGGTGAAACAATTTTAGTCGTAACTGATGGTGAGCCAGACGATCGCAAAGCTGTTATGCGAGTAATTATTGAAGCATCTCGACTGATGGATCGGGATGAAGAATTGGCGATTTCCTTCATTCAAGTAGGTACTGACGCGCAAGCAACAAAGTTCCTTAAGGTTTTGGACGACGAATTGCAAAATGCGGGAGCGAAATTTGACATTGTAGATACGGTGACGATCGATGATATGGAGGATATGACTCTGACCGAAGTGTTGCTCAATGCTATTACTGATTAA
- a CDS encoding salt stress protein, Slr1339 family produces MESIDDLLNQLKSEYEEKDKPKPQQKQPPPQEKKSPQLPPIPKRQVQVSWQSNNIYPSASEYSLLDEIKSEFAEKDREEELKRQQQIKEEQARQERIQQQQRLALEKEAVAWLKKLNPRSEEGLWFEEFSYSYPSKLEAAIDYLQALKETKS; encoded by the coding sequence ATGGAATCGATTGATGATTTATTAAATCAACTCAAATCTGAGTACGAAGAAAAGGATAAACCTAAGCCACAACAAAAACAGCCACCTCCCCAAGAAAAAAAATCTCCTCAGTTACCACCAATACCAAAACGTCAAGTGCAGGTGTCTTGGCAGTCAAACAATATTTATCCCTCTGCTTCTGAGTACAGCTTACTGGACGAAATCAAGTCTGAATTTGCAGAAAAAGATAGGGAGGAAGAACTGAAGAGACAGCAACAAATTAAAGAGGAACAAGCCAGACAAGAGCGTATCCAGCAGCAACAACGGCTAGCGCTGGAAAAGGAGGCGGTAGCGTGGTTGAAAAAGTTAAATCCGCGTTCGGAAGAGGGGTTGTGGTTTGAAGAGTTTTCTTATTCTTATCCTTCCAAATTGGAGGCAGCGATCGACTACCTGCAAGCTCTGAAAGAAACTAAATCCTAA
- a CDS encoding vWA domain-containing protein: protein MTGGSLVEDRDYTLIIDKSGSMSTPDQAGGRSRWQAAEESTLAVARKCEQFDPDGITLYLFSGKFRRFDNVASSKVAQIFKENDPAGTTNLAGVLEDAINNYFQRKAAGQTKPNGETILVVTDGEPDDRKAVMRVIIEASRHMDRDEELAISFIQVGTDATATKFLKALDDDLQSAGAKFDIVDTVTLDDMESMTLTEVLLNAIAD, encoded by the coding sequence ATGACAGGAGGTTCTCTAGTGGAAGACCGAGATTATACCTTAATTATCGACAAAAGCGGCAGTATGTCTACTCCAGACCAAGCAGGTGGTAGAAGTCGCTGGCAAGCAGCAGAGGAGTCTACCCTAGCAGTCGCGAGAAAATGCGAACAGTTTGACCCAGATGGGATTACACTTTACCTGTTTTCGGGTAAATTCAGACGTTTCGATAATGTGGCGTCTAGCAAAGTCGCTCAGATTTTCAAAGAAAACGACCCAGCCGGTACTACCAATTTAGCTGGGGTGTTGGAAGATGCCATAAATAATTATTTTCAGCGCAAAGCAGCAGGTCAAACAAAGCCAAATGGCGAGACAATTTTGGTGGTGACTGATGGGGAACCTGACGATCGCAAAGCGGTAATGCGGGTAATTATTGAAGCATCTCGCCACATGGATAGGGATGAAGAATTGGCTATTTCGTTTATTCAAGTCGGTACAGATGCAACGGCGACAAAGTTTCTCAAAGCTTTGGATGACGATCTGCAAAGCGCAGGTGCAAAATTTGACATCGTTGATACGGTAACGCTGGATGATATGGAGAGCATGACTTTGACAGAAGTGCTGTTAAATGCGATCGCTGACTAG
- a CDS encoding vWA domain-containing protein yields MEERDYTLIIDKSGSMSTPDQAGGRSRWETAQESTLALARKCEQFDPDGITVYVFSSRFKRYDNVTSSKVAQIFQENDPAGTTNLTGVLQDATNRYFERKAAGQTKANGEIIIVVTDGEPDDRKGVMKAIIEASRRMDRDEELGITMIQVGADATATRFLKALDDELQGAGAKFDICDTVTMDDMADMSLAEVLLNAIND; encoded by the coding sequence ATGGAAGAACGAGATTACACATTAATTATTGACAAAAGTGGCAGTATGTCTACCCCAGACCAAGCTGGCGGTAGAAGTCGCTGGGAAACCGCGCAAGAGTCAACTTTGGCCTTAGCGAGAAAATGCGAACAATTTGACCCGGATGGCATAACAGTTTATGTGTTTTCCAGTCGATTTAAACGTTACGATAATGTGACTTCCAGCAAAGTGGCGCAAATCTTTCAGGAAAATGACCCGGCTGGCACAACTAACTTAACTGGCGTGCTACAAGATGCCACTAATCGATATTTTGAACGCAAAGCAGCAGGTCAAACTAAGGCGAATGGCGAAATTATTATTGTAGTCACAGATGGGGAACCGGACGATCGCAAAGGCGTGATGAAAGCAATTATTGAAGCTTCGCGCCGAATGGACAGAGATGAAGAACTGGGAATTACGATGATTCAAGTGGGTGCGGATGCAACGGCGACCCGCTTTTTGAAGGCGTTGGATGATGAACTGCAAGGTGCTGGGGCAAAGTTTGATATCTGCGATACTGTAACTATGGATGACATGGCAGATATGAGTTTAGCTGAAGTTTTGCTAAACGCCATTAACGACTAG
- the ldpA gene encoding circadian clock protein LdpA has protein sequence MTNFTYPLHSLKEGRWFKLICGASFQHLPAVRNLTLAYTLAGADCIDVAADPAVIAAAQEGLRTAACLSAEAKRRGFGFHSLPWLMVSLNDGEDPHFRKAEFNATECPSECPRPCEKVCPAGAIVFDRSNDDFSGVIDRLCYGCGRCLPICPSQLIFTRSYVSTPDAIAPLVLSTGVDALEIHTQVGRDRDFERLWKAISPWINQLKLIAISCPDGEKLIDYLWALYDLMKPVPSTLIWQTDGRPMSGDIGMGTTHAAVKLGQKVLSADLPGYVQLAGGTNSHTATKLRSMGLLNHSQNSPSANFQNYIAGIAYGSYARVLLSPILEQLEKIPVLSCGTGVSPVPSPDTVQPMRLEEEPELLWQAVALANSLVSQIKSP, from the coding sequence GTGACTAATTTTACTTATCCTTTACATTCTTTAAAAGAGGGACGCTGGTTTAAGCTGATCTGCGGAGCCAGCTTTCAACATCTCCCGGCGGTGAGAAATCTTACCCTAGCCTATACCCTAGCAGGCGCTGACTGTATCGACGTTGCTGCTGACCCGGCAGTCATTGCGGCGGCACAAGAAGGGTTGAGAACTGCTGCGTGCCTAAGCGCAGAAGCTAAACGGCGAGGGTTTGGCTTTCATAGTTTGCCGTGGTTGATGGTGAGTTTGAATGATGGGGAAGATCCGCATTTTCGCAAAGCAGAATTTAACGCAACTGAGTGTCCGAGTGAGTGTCCGCGTCCGTGTGAAAAGGTTTGCCCAGCTGGGGCAATTGTTTTCGATCGCTCCAACGATGATTTTTCTGGTGTAATCGATCGCTTATGCTATGGCTGTGGGAGATGCTTGCCGATTTGTCCGAGCCAGTTGATTTTTACTCGATCTTATGTATCGACGCCAGATGCGATCGCACCCCTCGTCCTGTCCACAGGGGTCGATGCCTTGGAAATCCACACGCAGGTGGGACGCGATCGAGATTTTGAAAGACTGTGGAAAGCAATTTCTCCCTGGATTAATCAACTCAAACTGATTGCCATCAGCTGTCCCGACGGTGAGAAATTGATCGACTACCTATGGGCGCTGTACGATTTGATGAAACCTGTACCTTCTACCCTCATTTGGCAAACAGACGGACGCCCGATGAGTGGGGATATCGGGATGGGAACTACTCATGCCGCCGTCAAATTAGGACAAAAAGTTCTATCGGCAGACTTACCCGGATATGTGCAATTAGCAGGAGGCACTAACAGTCACACTGCTACGAAGCTGAGAAGTATGGGGCTGCTCAATCATAGCCAAAATTCCCCATCTGCCAATTTCCAGAACTACATCGCAGGCATTGCCTACGGTAGCTACGCTCGCGTACTTTTATCGCCAATTCTGGAGCAATTGGAAAAAATCCCCGTCCTCTCTTGTGGAACAGGCGTCTCGCCTGTCCCTTCCCCAGACACAGTTCAACCGATGCGCTTGGAAGAAGAACCGGAACTTCTCTGGCAAGCGGTTGCACTAGCCAATTCTTTAGTTTCCCAGATCAAATCCCCTTAA
- a CDS encoding R3H domain-containing nucleic acid-binding protein — translation MKNPIGTTPYDKQAHPESQVSVKNVAVGRRQVTDDLNKLLEILPQEIRQVLEEHSSHNSLVEVVMDLGRRPEARFPGKAEYLSEKPISREDLNYCIERVGHFSGDNRAGIEQTLHRISAIRNRNGEIIGLTCRVGRAVFGTIGMIRDLVETGKSILMLGRPGVGKTTALREIARVLADELDKRVVIIDTSNEIAGDGDVPHPAIGRARRMQVARPELQHQVMIEAVENHMPEVIVIDEIGTELEALAARTIAERGVQLVGTAHGNRIENLVKNPTLSDLVGGIQAVTLGDEEARRRGSQKTVLERKAPPTFEIAVEMLERQRWVVHESTAETVDSLLRGRQPSLQVRTVSDTGEVKITRELPAAPALGQPTPSWRPMGWRASGQMTPIPAKAETDRHSHNETTSFEQLLDASFPQADFFDVDAKTSGPNGEDLPLHVYPYGVSRHQLEQAIRVLNLPVVLTKDLDSADAVLALRSHVKNHSKLRHVAKAHHLPIHAIKDSNIPQIVHALQRMLNIDDTSLPETADLRLFAQSGSDDELEALEEARLAVEQIVIPKGQPVELLPRSATVRKMQHELVEHYRLRSTSFGDEPNRRLRIYPA, via the coding sequence ATGAAAAATCCTATCGGTACGACTCCTTACGACAAACAGGCCCACCCTGAATCGCAAGTTAGTGTCAAAAACGTCGCCGTAGGAAGAAGGCAGGTTACAGACGATCTCAATAAATTGCTGGAAATTTTGCCCCAAGAAATTCGACAGGTCTTGGAGGAGCATTCATCCCACAACAGTTTAGTTGAGGTTGTTATGGATTTGGGCAGACGCCCAGAAGCCCGCTTCCCAGGGAAGGCAGAGTACTTGTCGGAAAAACCGATTTCTCGCGAAGACCTTAATTATTGCATAGAACGGGTAGGACATTTCAGCGGCGATAACCGCGCCGGCATAGAGCAAACCCTGCACCGGATTAGCGCCATCCGCAATCGCAACGGGGAAATTATTGGCTTGACCTGCCGCGTGGGGCGTGCCGTGTTTGGCACAATTGGCATGATCCGCGACTTAGTGGAAACTGGTAAGTCGATACTCATGCTGGGGCGTCCAGGTGTTGGAAAAACAACTGCTTTAAGGGAAATTGCCCGCGTTTTGGCAGATGAACTGGATAAGCGGGTTGTCATTATCGACACTTCTAACGAAATTGCTGGTGATGGTGACGTTCCCCACCCTGCTATAGGTCGTGCCAGAAGGATGCAGGTTGCTCGTCCGGAACTGCAACATCAGGTGATGATCGAGGCGGTGGAAAACCATATGCCAGAAGTCATCGTTATTGATGAAATCGGCACGGAACTGGAAGCTTTAGCGGCTAGAACTATTGCCGAACGAGGCGTTCAGTTGGTTGGTACCGCTCACGGTAACCGGATTGAAAATTTGGTGAAAAACCCTACTCTATCTGATTTGGTGGGCGGTATTCAGGCTGTAACTTTGGGAGATGAAGAAGCTCGCCGCCGGGGTTCTCAAAAAACGGTGTTGGAGCGCAAAGCGCCGCCCACATTTGAAATTGCGGTGGAAATGCTGGAACGGCAACGCTGGGTGGTACACGAAAGTACTGCGGAAACTGTGGATAGTTTGCTGCGGGGACGGCAACCGAGTTTGCAAGTCAGGACAGTCAGCGATACCGGTGAAGTCAAGATTACGCGGGAGTTGCCGGCTGCTCCAGCTTTAGGGCAACCTACACCGTCTTGGCGACCGATGGGCTGGCGAGCTTCTGGGCAAATGACGCCGATACCTGCAAAGGCAGAAACCGATCGCCATAGCCATAATGAAACTACCAGTTTCGAGCAGTTGCTGGATGCTTCTTTCCCACAGGCGGATTTTTTTGATGTCGATGCCAAAACATCTGGGCCGAATGGGGAAGATTTGCCCCTGCACGTCTATCCCTATGGTGTCAGCCGCCATCAGTTGGAACAAGCGATTCGGGTACTGAATTTGCCTGTAGTCTTGACAAAAGACTTGGATAGTGCTGATGCAGTGTTGGCGCTCAGGTCGCACGTTAAAAATCATTCTAAGTTGCGACACGTTGCTAAAGCGCATCACCTTCCTATCCATGCGATCAAGGACAGCAATATCCCGCAGATTGTCCACGCTCTGCAACGGATGTTGAATATCGATGACACCAGTTTGCCGGAAACTGCGGATCTGCGGCTGTTTGCCCAAAGTGGCAGCGATGACGAGCTGGAAGCTTTGGAAGAAGCGCGATTGGCTGTGGAGCAAATTGTGATTCCCAAGGGTCAGCCGGTGGAATTGTTACCGCGATCGGCTACGGTGCGAAAGATGCAACATGAGCTGGTAGAGCATTACCGTTTGCGATCGACCAGTTTTGGCGATGAGCCGAATCGACGGCTGCGGATTTATCCAGCTTAA
- a CDS encoding HAD family hydrolase, translating to MSENNPNILALDFDGVICDGLIEYFETAWRTYCQVWSPTNLTPPEDLAARFYHLRPVIEVGWEMPVLLRALLVGIPEEKIWQDWVAIAQQILVGEGLKATDMGAKLDSIRDEWIASNLAEWLSLHRFYPGVVERLQQIIASPVQLYIITTKEGRFVRQLLQEQNIAMSEGSIFGKEYRRPKSQLLIELIEASAESPAIWFVEDRLKTLQGVKNQPELNEVRLYLADWGYNTQAQHESIRYDKRIQLLSLSQFAEDFSVWP from the coding sequence ATGTCAGAAAATAATCCCAACATTCTAGCTCTCGATTTTGACGGTGTTATTTGCGACGGGCTGATCGAGTACTTTGAGACGGCTTGGCGCACTTATTGTCAAGTGTGGTCGCCTACAAATTTAACGCCGCCGGAGGATTTAGCGGCGAGGTTTTATCACCTGCGACCTGTGATTGAGGTGGGCTGGGAAATGCCTGTGCTGCTGCGTGCCTTACTGGTGGGTATACCGGAGGAGAAGATTTGGCAGGATTGGGTAGCGATCGCTCAGCAAATCCTCGTTGGAGAAGGTCTGAAAGCTACAGATATGGGCGCAAAGCTGGACAGCATCAGGGATGAATGGATTGCCAGCAATTTAGCCGAATGGCTGAGTCTGCATCGCTTTTATCCGGGAGTTGTAGAACGATTGCAACAAATTATTGCCAGTCCGGTTCAGCTTTATATTATCACGACTAAAGAGGGACGATTTGTTCGGCAACTATTGCAGGAACAGAATATCGCGATGTCTGAAGGATCGATCTTTGGTAAAGAGTATCGGCGTCCTAAGTCTCAACTTTTAATCGAATTGATAGAGGCTTCAGCTGAATCCCCAGCGATCTGGTTTGTGGAAGATCGGCTGAAAACGCTGCAAGGGGTGAAAAATCAGCCAGAATTGAATGAGGTAAGGCTTTATTTGGCAGATTGGGGCTACAATACTCAAGCGCAACACGAATCTATTCGCTATGACAAGCGGATTCAGCTTTTATCCCTTTCTCAGTTTGCCGAAGATTTTTCTGTTTGGCCTTAA
- a CDS encoding alpha-amylase family glycosyl hydrolase, translating into MVQTPSSPAQLKLDVTVAKAAAGFHTEEVQPDKYADFEFLFTRAIEFRQETIYFIVVDRFCDGDSNNDEGPTPELYDPTRTKWGRYWGGDLQGIIDKLDYLKDMGVTAIWVSPLFEQVEGLQFESAAMHGYWTKDFKRINPRFVGKGEPTSLFECNVFDRLIAEMHKRGMKLILDIVCNHSSPDVNGHKGELYDDGVLIANFYNDVNNWYYHNGEITNWEDEWQLLYGEMAGLATFNESNPDYRNYIKTAMKQWLDRGVDALRIDTVKHMPTWFWQEFITDIQTHKPSVFAFGEWGFSKPWDGKSPDFANKSGMSILDFGLCEAIRSALAKNSQGGFYLIQNILDLDYLYNRATELITFVDNHDMPRFQSLNSDPNVLRLAVNLVMTSRGIPCIYYGTEQYLHNDTNGGNDPYNRPMMEKWDTDTQIYKDMQLLSKLRRINPAISLGSQVQKYITPDIYCYVRKYRDSRCFVAINKGYPAKIDVMSIDLEDGEYICIITKRHFHIQNGQLRGLELGSKEMIVLSYLGEKVRGQTIVRAQLNGVATKPGETIVVTGDCPELGNWDISKAFALEYINPNTWFGEIPFNESAGKGIAYKYAILRENQTPVREEVINRRWILAPQGTVKWQDVWNH; encoded by the coding sequence ATGGTACAAACTCCTTCATCTCCAGCTCAGTTGAAACTTGATGTCACAGTAGCCAAAGCAGCCGCTGGTTTTCATACAGAAGAAGTTCAACCTGATAAGTATGCAGATTTTGAGTTTCTCTTTACCAGAGCTATTGAATTTCGTCAAGAAACAATTTATTTCATTGTAGTCGATCGCTTTTGCGATGGCGATTCAAACAATGACGAAGGCCCAACACCAGAACTTTACGATCCAACTCGGACAAAATGGGGTAGATACTGGGGTGGAGATTTGCAAGGTATTATTGACAAATTAGATTATCTAAAAGACATGGGAGTAACCGCGATATGGGTTTCTCCTCTGTTTGAACAAGTGGAAGGTTTGCAGTTTGAATCTGCTGCCATGCACGGCTATTGGACAAAAGATTTTAAACGAATTAATCCTCGTTTTGTCGGGAAGGGCGAACCAACTTCTTTGTTTGAGTGTAATGTGTTCGATCGCTTGATTGCCGAAATGCACAAACGAGGGATGAAACTAATTCTGGATATTGTGTGCAATCACAGCAGTCCTGATGTAAACGGGCACAAAGGTGAGCTATACGATGATGGAGTTTTGATTGCTAACTTTTACAACGATGTTAACAATTGGTACTACCACAACGGGGAAATAACTAATTGGGAAGATGAATGGCAACTACTGTACGGCGAAATGGCAGGCTTAGCGACTTTTAATGAAAGTAATCCTGACTATCGCAACTATATTAAAACAGCAATGAAGCAATGGCTAGACCGGGGAGTCGATGCTTTGCGGATCGATACCGTTAAGCATATGCCAACTTGGTTTTGGCAAGAATTTATTACCGATATCCAAACTCATAAACCTTCGGTGTTCGCATTTGGCGAGTGGGGTTTCAGCAAGCCTTGGGATGGCAAATCGCCAGACTTTGCCAATAAATCCGGTATGTCAATTCTCGACTTCGGATTGTGCGAAGCGATTCGATCGGCTTTAGCAAAAAATAGCCAAGGTGGATTTTATTTAATTCAAAACATTTTGGATTTGGATTACCTCTACAATCGCGCCACGGAATTGATCACTTTTGTCGATAATCACGATATGCCGAGATTTCAAAGCCTTAATTCCGATCCAAATGTTTTAAGACTTGCTGTTAACTTGGTGATGACATCTCGCGGCATTCCCTGTATTTATTACGGCACCGAACAGTATCTGCACAACGATACAAATGGCGGTAACGACCCTTACAACCGCCCGATGATGGAAAAGTGGGATACCGATACCCAGATTTACAAAGATATGCAGTTGCTATCTAAGTTGCGGCGGATCAATCCAGCCATTTCTCTGGGAAGTCAGGTACAAAAATATATCACTCCCGATATTTACTGCTATGTGCGGAAATATCGAGATTCCCGTTGTTTTGTAGCGATAAATAAGGGTTATCCGGCTAAGATTGATGTGATGTCTATAGATTTGGAAGACGGGGAATATATCTGTATTATCACTAAACGTCATTTCCATATCCAAAACGGACAGTTGCGGGGTTTAGAATTGGGATCGAAAGAAATGATCGTTCTCAGTTACCTGGGAGAAAAGGTGCGAGGGCAAACTATTGTGCGGGCGCAGCTGAATGGTGTTGCTACCAAACCGGGAGAAACTATTGTGGTGACGGGAGATTGTCCGGAATTGGGTAATTGGGATATCAGTAAGGCTTTCGCTTTGGAATATATCAATCCGAATACTTGGTTTGGCGAAATTCCGTTTAACGAAAGTGCTGGGAAGGGAATCGCATACAAATATGCTATATTGCGGGAAAATCAAACTCCCGTGCGAGAAGAGGTCATCAATCGTCGCTGGATTTTAGCACCTCAAGGTACTGTGAAATGGCAGGACGTTTGGAACCACTAA